In a genomic window of Nodosilinea sp. E11:
- a CDS encoding amidase: MAIHRLSAIELAQAIRTQRLSSLEAVEACLEQIARLDPQLKAFITLAPQARAAARSADQAVQRDQPLGCLHGVPIAIKDLTATAGLRTTYGSLLYRDHVPAQDDLCVARLRAAGAIILGKTSTPEFGMGTGTHNLILGTTLNPHDLTKTCGDSSGGAAVAVASGMAYLAQGTDMGGSVRTPASFCGLVGLRPSLGRIPRWPKPLPWESLVTDGVMARTVEDAALMLAAMAGVDYRDPMAIATPTWPLPTFSLDGGAQTRLGYSLDLGVTPIETEVAEVFEQAIAAIARVCPHSRPAAIDCSGAKFAFETLRGAIVLHNYQDLLQNHGDQLTETVRWEIEQGRGVTAADYLTAEAQRGQILHNFLAFFEQHDFLLTPSASVLPFPITQSAVLKINDTALGNIVDYLAITYTLSLTGLPVVSMPCGWTRSGLPVGIQIVGPPQAETQLLQFAFFLQERLGFRHRWPALSQ; encoded by the coding sequence ATGGCAATACACAGGCTCTCGGCCATCGAGTTGGCCCAGGCCATTCGCACCCAGCGCCTCAGTTCTCTAGAGGCGGTCGAGGCCTGTCTTGAGCAAATTGCCCGGCTAGACCCGCAGCTGAAGGCCTTTATTACCCTGGCCCCTCAGGCCAGAGCGGCGGCCCGGTCGGCTGACCAGGCGGTGCAAAGGGACCAGCCCTTGGGCTGTCTGCACGGGGTGCCCATTGCCATTAAAGACCTCACCGCCACCGCTGGGTTGCGTACCACCTACGGGTCGCTGCTCTACCGCGATCACGTTCCAGCGCAAGATGATCTCTGTGTGGCTCGGCTGCGGGCGGCAGGGGCAATTATTCTGGGCAAAACCAGCACTCCCGAGTTTGGCATGGGTACCGGCACCCACAACCTCATTTTGGGCACCACGCTAAACCCCCACGATTTGACCAAAACCTGTGGCGACTCTAGCGGTGGGGCGGCGGTGGCGGTGGCTAGCGGCATGGCCTACCTGGCCCAGGGTACCGATATGGGGGGCTCGGTGCGCACCCCGGCCAGCTTTTGCGGCCTGGTTGGTCTGCGACCCTCTCTGGGGCGCATTCCCCGCTGGCCCAAACCGCTCCCCTGGGAATCGCTGGTCACCGACGGGGTGATGGCCCGCACGGTCGAGGATGCAGCTCTGATGCTAGCGGCCATGGCTGGGGTCGATTACCGCGACCCCATGGCGATCGCCACCCCAACCTGGCCCCTACCGACCTTCTCCCTCGATGGCGGAGCGCAAACTCGCCTGGGCTACAGCTTAGATTTAGGCGTTACGCCGATCGAGACCGAAGTCGCCGAGGTGTTTGAGCAGGCGATCGCTGCGATCGCCCGGGTTTGCCCCCACAGTCGCCCCGCTGCGATCGACTGTAGTGGGGCGAAATTTGCCTTTGAAACCCTGCGCGGGGCGATTGTCTTGCACAATTACCAGGATCTTCTGCAAAACCACGGCGATCAGCTGACCGAAACCGTGCGCTGGGAAATTGAGCAGGGGCGGGGTGTAACGGCAGCCGACTATTTAACGGCGGAGGCCCAGCGGGGCCAAATCTTACACAATTTCTTGGCGTTTTTTGAGCAGCACGATTTTTTATTGACCCCCAGCGCCAGTGTTTTACCCTTTCCCATCACCCAGTCGGCGGTGCTCAAGATCAACGACACCGCCCTGGGCAACATTGTCGATTACCTCGCCATTACCTACACGCTGTCGCTGACTGGGTTGCCGGTGGTGTCAATGCCCTGCGGCTGGACGCGATCTGGGCTACCCGTCGGCATTCAAATTGTTGGCCCACCTCAAGCCGAAACCCAACTGCTCCAATTTGCGTTTTTCTTGCAAGAACGGTTGGGCTTTCGCCATCGCTGGCCTGCCCTGAGCCAGTGA
- a CDS encoding MFS transporter — translation MPNNCSDRSNPKNDGDVSRGNAFRKLWLKLNQLQGTRAFQYPEFRGVWSTAVLAGLANSIERLSVGWLILEQTNSVLLTALSFALRNLPNLVFGPLGGAAADSFKRSRLLKITLGSKGLILATLALSLMIGRSPVGLVLGLVFLLGIGFTFEVPTTQALITDSVPPELAANSIALYSVGTRAISLVGAIVSGVLLERVGAQGAFLVAATALGLGSVALRDIQPQTVAIALPWRAVFSTAREGLIAMGRLPTVRILLILTILLEILAYSYQSLLPSIARDVLKVGATGLGTLSFGAGMGSLIGSITLSCWGNIRRKGIALLLVTSTYGLFLMAFSLSPWFSLSGLLILGVGAMASLFDALQWITLQHHVPSDMKGRVIGGWLFATGFGWLGHMILGALAELVGVQTALGLSGILVVVLGGGLLVFSARLRQA, via the coding sequence GTGCCCAATAATTGTTCTGATCGTTCTAACCCAAAGAATGACGGTGATGTCTCTCGGGGCAATGCTTTTAGAAAACTATGGCTAAAGCTGAATCAGCTTCAGGGAACCAGGGCGTTTCAATATCCAGAATTTCGTGGTGTTTGGAGTACAGCAGTTTTAGCCGGGTTGGCCAACTCTATAGAACGCCTCAGCGTAGGCTGGTTGATTTTAGAGCAGACCAACTCGGTGCTGCTAACGGCCTTATCGTTTGCCCTGCGCAATTTGCCCAATTTGGTGTTTGGGCCATTGGGGGGCGCAGCTGCCGACAGCTTTAAGCGATCGCGACTGCTCAAAATTACCCTGGGCAGCAAGGGCCTAATCTTGGCCACTCTGGCGCTATCGCTGATGATCGGGCGATCGCCCGTTGGCTTAGTGCTGGGCTTAGTCTTTCTGCTGGGCATTGGCTTTACCTTTGAAGTGCCCACCACCCAGGCTCTCATTACCGACAGCGTACCGCCAGAGCTAGCGGCCAACAGTATTGCCCTGTACTCTGTCGGCACGCGGGCCATTAGTTTGGTGGGAGCGATCGTCAGTGGTGTGTTGCTAGAGCGGGTGGGAGCCCAGGGAGCCTTTTTAGTCGCCGCCACAGCCCTGGGCCTCGGTAGCGTTGCCTTAAGAGATATTCAGCCCCAAACCGTGGCGATCGCGCTGCCCTGGCGCGCCGTGTTTAGCACTGCCCGAGAGGGGCTGATTGCCATGGGTCGCTTGCCCACGGTCCGAATTCTGCTAATTTTGACGATTTTATTGGAAATCTTGGCCTACTCCTACCAATCGCTGCTGCCCTCCATCGCCCGCGATGTGCTGAAGGTGGGGGCTACGGGGCTAGGCACCCTGAGCTTTGGGGCCGGGATGGGGTCTTTGATCGGCTCGATTACCCTGTCGTGCTGGGGAAATATTCGCCGCAAGGGGATCGCGCTGCTGCTCGTCACCAGTACCTATGGGCTGTTCCTGATGGCTTTTTCCCTATCTCCTTGGTTTTCGCTCTCAGGGCTTTTGATTCTTGGGGTGGGCGCCATGGCCTCGCTGTTTGATGCTCTGCAATGGATTACCTTGCAGCACCACGTGCCCAGCGACATGAAGGGCCGTGTGATCGGGGGCTGGCTGTTTGCCACAGGGTTTGGTTGGCTCGGGCATATGATTTTGGGGGCGTTGGCCGAGCTGGTGGGGGTGCAAACGGCCCTGGGGCTAAGCGGGATCCTAGTGGTGGTGTTAGGGGGCGGGTTGCTAGTTTTTTCGGCTCGACTGCGCCAGGCCTAG
- a CDS encoding Uma2 family endonuclease has translation MVASPQYLTAEDYLQLEAESPVKHEYFDGEVYGMAGASDGHVTIAGNLFALLRSHVRGTGCRVYISDMKARIEARNRFFYPDVMVTCDPRDQETETYKRFPKLVVEVLSESTEAFDRGDKFADYQTLESLEEYVLINTRHQRVECFRRNQAGLWVLQYYKPETATFCLESIGFSGAIAALYEDVTLEQSEKTPEP, from the coding sequence ATGGTTGCCTCACCGCAGTATCTCACCGCCGAAGATTACCTTCAGCTCGAAGCTGAAAGCCCCGTCAAGCATGAGTATTTCGATGGTGAAGTCTATGGGATGGCGGGAGCCAGTGATGGGCATGTCACCATTGCAGGCAACCTGTTTGCTCTGCTTCGCAGCCATGTGCGCGGTACGGGTTGCCGGGTCTACATTTCAGATATGAAGGCGCGGATTGAGGCGCGTAATCGCTTTTTCTACCCCGATGTGATGGTGACCTGTGACCCGCGCGATCAGGAGACTGAGACTTACAAGCGCTTTCCTAAGCTGGTGGTGGAGGTACTGTCGGAGTCTACGGAAGCGTTTGACCGGGGCGACAAGTTTGCCGACTATCAAACGCTGGAGAGCCTGGAAGAGTACGTGTTGATCAACACGCGGCACCAGCGGGTGGAGTGCTTTCGCCGCAATCAGGCGGGGCTGTGGGTGTTGCAGTATTACAAGCCCGAAACAGCCACGTTCTGTCTGGAGAGCATTGGCTTTAGCGGTGCGATCGCAGCCCTGTACGAAGATGTGACGCTGGAGCAATCTGAGAAAACCCCTGAGCCCTGA
- a CDS encoding FCD domain-containing protein — protein MILSQKAPSRSGSLYEQTYLALRSAILSGDIAADERLIETQLADQLEVSRTPVREAIRRLQQESLIQMDSDGGLYIVKLSLTDAIKLYDCRIALERLAVLDACEHATSHHLQRIEQNLVLAEAAAEAAAESKQPSHGKPTVDSIRLLELSCEFHQLIAKSSGNAWVVSLLDQISQKITLIRVQTLKGLDQLLDIDIEHRQIYEAIARRDAAAAEQHMVNHLRASQTRIVEVFQQVERVAQASFDHRIKCPRCGAFEISRNGRRAGRQNYLCKSCGRQFLEYGSSAHG, from the coding sequence TTGATTCTGTCTCAAAAAGCGCCTAGCCGCAGTGGTTCACTCTATGAGCAAACTTACTTGGCCCTCCGTTCTGCCATTTTGTCAGGCGACATCGCTGCCGATGAGCGACTGATTGAAACCCAGCTGGCTGACCAACTGGAAGTCAGTCGGACCCCGGTACGAGAGGCGATTCGTCGTTTGCAGCAGGAAAGTCTGATTCAAATGGATTCGGACGGGGGCTTGTATATTGTCAAACTTTCTTTGACAGACGCCATTAAGCTCTACGACTGCCGCATTGCCCTAGAGCGGCTGGCGGTTTTAGATGCCTGTGAGCATGCAACGTCTCACCACCTCCAGCGCATTGAGCAAAACCTGGTCTTAGCTGAAGCGGCGGCTGAAGCAGCGGCTGAAAGCAAGCAGCCGAGCCACGGTAAACCCACCGTAGACAGCATTCGTTTACTCGAATTGAGCTGCGAATTTCATCAGCTAATTGCCAAAAGTTCAGGCAATGCGTGGGTGGTTTCGCTACTCGACCAAATTTCTCAAAAAATTACCCTAATTCGCGTTCAAACCTTAAAAGGATTAGACCAGCTGCTCGATATCGACATTGAGCATCGCCAGATCTATGAGGCGATCGCCCGGCGAGATGCGGCAGCGGCAGAACAGCACATGGTCAACCACTTAAGGGCTAGCCAAACCAGAATTGTTGAGGTGTTTCAACAGGTGGAACGGGTGGCTCAGGCCTCCTTTGACCACAGAATTAAATGTCCCCGCTGCGGTGCTTTTGAAATTAGCCGCAACGGACGGCGGGCAGGCCGACAAAATTATCTCTGCAAGAGCTGTGGGCGGCAGTTTTTAGAGTATGGATCTAGCGCCCATGGGTAG
- a CDS encoding DMT family transporter encodes MTSFVLFGLAALLGTGSSFSAAINGLIGREIGLLKATFLFLSLGTAFSALLVYGLEDQLGLADLASIFTHRPYLLTPGLINSVFIIIIIRATAIVGTTLTTACLFSGQMLISLWLDHVGFAGLRVIAMTPARIAAVGVLLVGVTLLSLSRQPSGSSGASGHAPSVPEKALRKPGNLYAILAVLMVGGLLSAANSLNAALGKAAGVFTATLFFLGPGVLLLPIFSIVLTPSGQNLSLKSWRPIYFIPGILNVVSIAGSVFLIPIIGVQAMVSTVFTAKVFTGLFLDGFGWFGLPRSPITGLRLMAALMLSLGVFLSSF; translated from the coding sequence ATGACTTCATTCGTACTATTTGGCTTGGCGGCTCTATTGGGGACGGGGAGTAGTTTTTCTGCCGCTATCAATGGCTTGATTGGGCGCGAAATTGGGTTGCTGAAGGCGACTTTTCTATTTCTCAGTTTAGGTACAGCCTTCTCAGCCCTATTAGTCTACGGGTTGGAAGATCAGTTAGGCCTAGCTGATTTGGCTAGCATCTTTACGCATCGGCCTTATCTGTTGACTCCAGGCCTAATTAACAGTGTTTTTATCATCATCATTATTCGCGCCACCGCGATCGTGGGTACGACCTTGACCACCGCTTGTTTGTTTAGTGGTCAGATGTTAATTAGTCTTTGGTTAGATCATGTGGGCTTTGCAGGCTTAAGGGTGATTGCAATGACGCCTGCCCGCATAGCCGCCGTGGGGGTCTTGTTAGTTGGCGTAACCCTACTCAGTTTATCGCGTCAGCCCAGTGGCAGCTCGGGGGCATCGGGCCACGCCCCTAGCGTGCCTGAAAAGGCCCTTAGAAAACCGGGTAACCTATACGCCATCTTGGCAGTCTTGATGGTGGGTGGCCTACTCAGTGCGGCAAATTCCCTCAATGCAGCATTGGGAAAAGCGGCTGGTGTCTTCACGGCAACTTTGTTTTTCTTAGGGCCTGGAGTATTGCTATTGCCCATATTTTCTATTGTGCTGACGCCGTCGGGTCAAAATCTATCACTGAAGTCATGGCGTCCGATTTATTTTATTCCGGGAATTTTGAATGTTGTCTCGATCGCAGGCTCTGTCTTCTTGATTCCCATCATTGGAGTGCAGGCCATGGTCAGTACCGTCTTTACGGCCAAGGTGTTTACGGGCTTGTTTCTAGATGGATTTGGCTGGTTTGGCCTGCCCCGTTCTCCAATTACGGGCCTCAGGTTGATGGCTGCCTTGATGTTAAGTCTGGGGGTTTTCTTGTCGTCATTCTAG
- a CDS encoding gamma-glutamyltransferase family protein, with translation MGSWSENLGQYPYGSTRRVVMGCRQATATSQPLAAQAGMEMFFAGGNAVDAALAMAIALTVLEPTSNGIGSDAFALVWDGQLHGLNGSGKSPQTLPLDEVMALGQMPQLGWLPVTTPGAVSTWRSLWDRWGQLPFEQLFGPAIHYAEAGFPVAPETARAWQSAKPLFLAQTDPVFAPLQQVFFKGGRAPRAGEIWASPAHGATLREIAATGGESFYTGALAERMAAFAAETGGWLTQADLSTHRAEWVPPIHTTYRDLTVWEIPPSGQGVAALMGLNILEGFDLARHPRDSVESYHRQIEAMKLAFADVQAHVADPAWMTVTQTQLLDKAYAAQRRQLIGDRAHLAQTGLTQGGTVYLAAADSDLMVSFIQSNYEGFGSGVLVPGTGIALQNRGRGFSLQPGHPNQVGPGKRPFHTIIPAFLSRGDEPLGPMGLIGGHMQPQGHLQLVVNLADYGMNPQAALDAPRWQFLTGQNVALERSVPQALGLELSDRGHSVQIGLEGRQFGKGQLILRHQGVLIAASDPRADGLAIAR, from the coding sequence ATGGGTAGTTGGAGTGAGAACTTAGGCCAATACCCCTATGGGTCAACCCGGCGGGTGGTGATGGGGTGCAGGCAGGCCACCGCCACCAGCCAACCCCTAGCTGCCCAAGCGGGGATGGAGATGTTTTTTGCCGGGGGCAATGCGGTGGATGCGGCTCTGGCCATGGCGATCGCCCTGACGGTGCTCGAACCCACCTCCAATGGCATTGGCTCTGATGCCTTCGCCCTGGTGTGGGATGGTCAACTGCATGGTTTAAACGGATCGGGCAAGAGTCCTCAAACCCTGCCCCTAGACGAAGTGATGGCCCTCGGGCAGATGCCCCAGCTCGGCTGGCTACCGGTGACCACGCCTGGGGCCGTTTCTACCTGGCGATCGCTCTGGGATCGCTGGGGCCAGCTCCCCTTTGAGCAGCTGTTTGGCCCGGCCATTCACTACGCCGAAGCCGGGTTTCCGGTCGCCCCCGAAACCGCTCGGGCCTGGCAGAGCGCCAAGCCGCTGTTTTTGGCCCAAACAGACCCTGTCTTTGCGCCGTTGCAGCAGGTCTTCTTTAAAGGGGGCAGAGCGCCTCGGGCGGGAGAAATCTGGGCCAGCCCGGCCCATGGGGCCACCCTGCGGGAGATCGCGGCCACGGGAGGCGAAAGTTTTTACACCGGGGCTTTGGCCGAACGCATGGCCGCCTTTGCCGCCGAGACCGGCGGCTGGCTCACCCAGGCCGACCTATCGACCCACCGGGCCGAGTGGGTGCCCCCCATCCACACCACCTATCGAGATCTAACAGTCTGGGAAATACCCCCCAGCGGGCAGGGGGTCGCCGCCTTGATGGGGTTAAATATCCTCGAAGGCTTTGATTTGGCCCGCCATCCCCGCGATTCGGTGGAGAGCTACCACCGGCAAATTGAGGCGATGAAGCTGGCTTTTGCCGATGTGCAGGCCCATGTGGCAGACCCCGCCTGGATGACCGTCACCCAGACGCAGCTATTAGATAAAGCCTACGCTGCCCAGCGGCGGCAGCTGATTGGCGATCGCGCCCACCTAGCCCAAACCGGGCTCACCCAAGGCGGCACGGTGTACCTGGCTGCCGCTGATTCGGACCTGATGGTGTCATTTATTCAATCAAACTATGAGGGATTTGGCAGCGGTGTGCTGGTGCCGGGTACGGGCATCGCCCTCCAAAATCGAGGCCGAGGCTTTAGTCTGCAACCGGGGCATCCCAACCAGGTCGGCCCCGGTAAACGACCGTTTCACACGATTATTCCGGCCTTTTTGTCTCGCGGCGACGAGCCCCTAGGGCCGATGGGGCTGATCGGCGGTCACATGCAACCCCAAGGTCATCTTCAACTGGTGGTGAATCTCGCCGACTACGGCATGAACCCTCAGGCAGCCCTAGATGCCCCCCGCTGGCAGTTTTTGACGGGCCAAAACGTGGCCCTAGAGCGGTCTGTGCCCCAGGCCCTGGGGCTGGAGTTGAGCGATCGCGGCCACAGCGTGCAGATTGGTCTAGAGGGGCGTCAGTTTGGCAAAGGCCAGCTGATTTTGCGCCACCAGGGCGTGTTGATCGCCGCCTCTGACCCCAGGGCCGACGGCCTAGCGATCGCCCGATAG
- a CDS encoding aspartate/glutamate racemase family protein — MGQHIRLGMLTPSSNTVLEPVTQAMLVDLPEVSAHFSRFRVTEISLALPALNQFENSALLDAAQLLADANVNVIAWNGTSAGWLGLDQDRELCRQITAATGIPATTSVLALQEIFLAQNITQFGLVTPYTDDVQAKIITNFAQQGFLCIAEQHLNLKVNFSFAEVDAEKISAMVYQVAQVQPQAITTFCTNLCAAPLVAELEKDIGIPIFDTVSVAVWKSLRLAGVDTRLVKGWGSLFADLS, encoded by the coding sequence ATGGGCCAACACATTCGACTGGGTATGCTGACTCCCTCTTCCAACACAGTTTTAGAGCCCGTCACCCAGGCTATGCTGGTTGATTTGCCCGAGGTTTCGGCTCACTTTAGCCGGTTTCGAGTGACAGAAATTTCTCTGGCTTTGCCAGCCTTAAATCAGTTTGAAAACTCAGCTCTATTGGATGCTGCTCAACTGCTCGCTGATGCCAATGTCAACGTCATAGCCTGGAATGGCACCTCTGCCGGGTGGCTTGGGCTAGATCAAGATCGGGAGCTTTGCCGCCAAATTACAGCAGCGACAGGTATTCCCGCCACGACGTCGGTGCTGGCGCTGCAAGAGATATTTTTGGCGCAGAACATCACTCAATTTGGCTTGGTGACACCCTACACCGACGATGTTCAAGCCAAAATTATTACCAATTTTGCTCAGCAGGGTTTTTTATGCATTGCAGAGCAGCATTTAAACCTAAAAGTCAACTTTTCCTTTGCAGAGGTGGATGCCGAAAAAATTTCGGCCATGGTCTACCAGGTAGCCCAGGTTCAGCCCCAGGCAATCACCACATTTTGCACTAACCTCTGCGCCGCCCCCCTAGTGGCAGAACTCGAAAAAGACATTGGCATACCGATTTTTGATACGGTGAGCGTTGCCGTCTGGAAATCGCTGCGTCTGGCCGGGGTAGACACCCGCTTGGTGAAAGGCTGGGGCAGCCTGTTTGCCGATCTGTCCTGA
- the thrS gene encoding threonine--tRNA ligase produces MVSQISRPLPSDRSAPGDPQRLQRLRHTCAHVLAMAVQRLFPETRVTIGPSTETGFYYDFDRAIAFTPDDLTRIEADMRQIICANLPIVRETVDRDELRAEIAQLHEPYKLEILDGIPLGEPVTRYYIGCPDPALPQGAEPPSLFNFPVPEDPTPAAYWWDLCAGPHLNTTGEIHPEAFALESVAGAYWRGDETQPQLQRIYGTAWETPEQLQAYLAQKEEAKRRDHRKLGQELDLFSIQEEAGGGLVFWHPKGARMRLLIEDYWRSAHLSGGYDLLYTPHIANLDLWKTSGHFDFYRDNMFDSMTIEAQQYQLRPMNCPFHVLTYQNKLHSYRELPLRWAELGTVYRYERSGVLHGLMRVRGFTQDDAHVFCLPEQVTDEVLAVLNLTEQILSDFGFTEYEVNLSTRPAKSVGADAVWDLATDALIQALDSKGWDYVTDEGGGAFYGPKIDIKIRDAIGRLWQCSTIQVDFNLPERFDLHYVAADGSRQRPIMIHRAIFGSLERFFGILVENYAGDFPLWLAPVQLRLLPVSDGQRNYANTVAQTLKQQGYRVEVDASGDRLGKQIRTAELEKIPVVAVVGKREVEQQTLSVRTRQDGDRGALNLTELQGLMTQAIADRGRV; encoded by the coding sequence ATGGTCAGTCAGATCAGCCGTCCTCTCCCTAGCGATCGCAGTGCTCCTGGCGACCCCCAGCGGTTGCAGCGGCTGCGCCACACCTGTGCCCATGTGCTGGCTATGGCCGTGCAGCGGCTGTTCCCCGAAACGCGGGTGACCATCGGCCCATCTACAGAGACCGGTTTTTATTACGACTTTGACCGCGCGATCGCCTTTACCCCCGACGACCTCACCCGCATCGAAGCAGACATGCGGCAGATCATCTGCGCCAACCTGCCGATAGTCCGCGAAACCGTGGATCGCGACGAGCTGCGGGCCGAGATTGCCCAGCTCCACGAGCCTTACAAGCTCGAAATTCTCGATGGCATTCCCCTGGGCGAGCCCGTTACCCGCTACTACATTGGTTGCCCCGACCCGGCCTTACCCCAAGGCGCTGAACCACCCTCACTCTTTAATTTCCCTGTCCCTGAAGACCCTACCCCTGCTGCCTACTGGTGGGATCTGTGCGCTGGCCCCCACCTGAACACCACCGGCGAAATTCACCCCGAAGCCTTTGCCCTAGAAAGCGTGGCCGGAGCCTACTGGCGCGGCGATGAGACCCAACCCCAGCTCCAGCGCATCTACGGCACCGCCTGGGAAACCCCAGAGCAATTGCAGGCTTACCTGGCCCAAAAAGAAGAAGCCAAACGCCGCGACCATCGCAAACTGGGGCAAGAACTCGATCTCTTCAGCATTCAGGAGGAAGCCGGGGGCGGGCTGGTGTTTTGGCATCCCAAGGGGGCGCGGATGCGGTTGCTGATCGAAGACTACTGGCGCAGTGCCCATCTGAGCGGGGGCTATGACCTGCTCTACACGCCCCACATTGCCAACCTCGACCTGTGGAAGACCTCGGGCCACTTTGATTTCTATCGAGACAACATGTTTGACTCGATGACGATTGAAGCACAGCAGTACCAGCTCAGGCCGATGAACTGCCCCTTCCACGTGTTGACCTACCAGAATAAGCTGCATTCCTACCGAGAGCTGCCTCTGCGCTGGGCCGAGTTGGGCACCGTCTACCGCTACGAGCGCTCTGGGGTGCTGCACGGGCTGATGCGGGTGCGGGGCTTTACCCAAGATGACGCCCATGTGTTTTGCCTGCCCGAGCAGGTCACTGACGAAGTTTTGGCGGTGCTGAACCTGACGGAGCAGATTTTGTCAGACTTTGGCTTTACTGAGTACGAGGTCAACCTCTCCACCCGCCCGGCTAAGTCGGTGGGGGCCGATGCCGTGTGGGACTTAGCCACCGATGCCCTGATTCAAGCGCTGGATAGCAAGGGTTGGGACTACGTCACCGACGAGGGCGGCGGCGCTTTCTATGGCCCCAAAATTGACATCAAAATTCGCGATGCCATTGGTCGCCTGTGGCAGTGCTCCACCATTCAGGTCGACTTCAACCTGCCCGAGCGATTTGATCTGCACTATGTAGCCGCCGACGGCTCGCGGCAGCGCCCGATTATGATTCACCGGGCGATTTTTGGCTCTTTAGAACGGTTCTTTGGCATTTTGGTCGAGAACTACGCTGGAGATTTTCCCCTGTGGCTGGCCCCGGTGCAGCTGCGGCTGCTGCCCGTGAGCGATGGCCAGCGCAACTATGCCAATACTGTGGCCCAAACCCTGAAGCAGCAGGGCTATCGGGTAGAGGTCGATGCCAGCGGCGATCGCCTTGGCAAGCAAATTCGCACCGCCGAACTGGAGAAAATTCCGGTGGTGGCGGTGGTGGGTAAGCGCGAGGTAGAACAGCAGACCCTCAGTGTACGCACCCGCCAAGATGGCGACAGAGGAGCACTCAACCTGACGGAATTGCAGGGGTTGATGACGCAGGCGATCGCCGATCGAGGGAGGGTATAA
- a CDS encoding Crp/Fnr family transcriptional regulator — protein sequence MLTLTAPANSLARPIVHTFKRRETLPLKADLLWQIRFGAVRLLTLSEDGTPITLGFWNSGDLTGQPLICIQPSEIECLTKVQAVLLSPDQCWNFQQVMRSHLHQMQELIRFRQGQVPQRLQKLLGWLALKFGRPVEQGRLIQLRLTHQDMADAIGTTRVTVTRLMQELERNGEISYSKKNCVILQE from the coding sequence ATGTTGACCCTGACCGCTCCGGCCAATTCCTTAGCCCGCCCGATCGTGCATACCTTCAAGCGACGAGAGACGCTTCCCCTGAAGGCCGACCTGCTCTGGCAGATTCGATTTGGGGCGGTGCGACTGCTTACCCTCTCAGAGGACGGCACCCCCATTACGCTGGGTTTTTGGAACAGTGGCGATTTGACCGGCCAGCCGTTGATCTGCATTCAGCCGAGTGAAATTGAGTGCTTGACTAAGGTGCAGGCGGTACTGCTCAGCCCAGATCAATGCTGGAACTTTCAGCAGGTGATGCGATCGCACCTGCACCAGATGCAAGAGCTGATTCGCTTCCGCCAGGGCCAGGTTCCCCAACGATTGCAGAAGCTATTGGGCTGGCTGGCCCTCAAATTTGGTCGTCCGGTTGAGCAGGGGCGCTTAATTCAGCTGCGGCTGACCCATCAAGATATGGCCGACGCCATTGGCACCACCCGCGTCACCGTCACCCGCCTGATGCAAGAGCTAGAGCGGAACGGAGAGATTAGCTACTCTAAAAAGAACTGTGTCATTCTGCAAGAGTAA
- a CDS encoding ABC transporter ATP-binding protein, with the protein MGEILVRDVSKIWGIDTPEEVLTLDRVSLTVRPGEFLVIIGPSGCGKSTLLNMMAGLDTPTSGLVLHNGQTVTGPNPDRSLIFQQPSLLPWQSLIDNVAFGLTLKGMGRRERYQRAQEFLSQVGLQGFARKYPHQLSGGMQQRASIARALCLGTDILLMDEPFAALDVQTRFKMQEFLLDIWKGSGKTVVFVTHHIDEAIFLADRVVILTSRPGRILDTVEIDMSRPRDVASASFEHHRSLFIDHLRSEVTKAFEQQELVEMFDTSIK; encoded by the coding sequence GTGGGCGAAATTTTAGTTAGAGATGTCAGCAAAATCTGGGGCATCGATACCCCAGAAGAGGTTTTAACCCTCGACCGAGTCAGTCTTACCGTGCGGCCCGGAGAGTTTTTGGTCATCATTGGGCCGAGTGGCTGCGGTAAAAGTACGCTGCTCAACATGATGGCTGGCCTCGATACGCCTACCTCGGGCCTGGTTTTGCACAACGGCCAAACCGTCACTGGCCCTAACCCCGATCGCTCGCTAATTTTTCAGCAGCCATCCCTGCTGCCCTGGCAATCATTAATTGACAACGTTGCCTTTGGTTTGACCCTCAAGGGCATGGGTCGGCGAGAGCGCTATCAAAGAGCCCAAGAATTTTTGAGCCAGGTGGGGCTCCAGGGCTTTGCTCGCAAATATCCGCACCAGCTCTCTGGGGGTATGCAGCAGCGGGCCAGCATTGCCAGAGCCCTTTGCCTCGGCACTGATATCTTGCTGATGGATGAACCGTTTGCAGCGCTAGATGTGCAAACGCGATTTAAGATGCAAGAATTTTTGCTGGATATCTGGAAAGGCTCTGGCAAAACCGTTGTATTTGTCACCCACCATATTGACGAGGCTATTTTCTTAGCCGATCGGGTGGTTATTCTAACCTCTCGCCCTGGCCGCATACTAGACACCGTTGAGATTGATATGTCGCGCCCCCGAGATGTAGCCAGTGCTAGTTTTGAGCATCATCGATCGCTATTCATCGACCATTTGCGCTCCGAAGTGACCAAGGCCTTCGAACAGCAGGAGCTCGTAGAGATGTTCGATACCAGCATTAAGTAA